Genomic segment of Coffea arabica cultivar ET-39 chromosome 1e, Coffea Arabica ET-39 HiFi, whole genome shotgun sequence:
TAATCTGGCTACAAATAAGGAAGAATTAGATACCAGACAGGAAATTGCTGCATCATACCAGTCCATTCTCTCTTTCTTTGCGCAACCGAGGGACTTCTTCTGCTCTTgcaccaaaaaggaaaaaattctcTTCACCAATTTCCTCTCTGATTTCCACATTAGCACCATCTAGTGTTCCTATAATGAGGCATCCATTCAGTGCAAATTTCATGTTGCTTGTCCCACTTGCTTCCATGCCAGCTGTACTGATGTGTTGAGATAATTCACTTCCTGGGATAAGCATCTCTGCCACAGAGACGTTATAATTGGGGACAAAAACCACCTGAAACGAATGGTAAAAGAAGTCAGATTAGTTGAAGATGAAGTTTATAGCAAGCAAAAaatggaaacaaaaaagaaatattaTGTATAGAGTAAATCTTGAATATTCTTGAGCAACAAGAAGTTAATTTTTGGGAACCACTCCATTTCACCAATACTTCCCATAAACTTCTACCATGTTGTATTTTTCCCTAAGCATGACAATCCAGTGCTTTTTCCCCCATATTCTGAATGATTAATGAGAAGGTGTAAGTGACAAGAAGCAGCCCTGACAGCCAGATGCAGCAGTAGCAATCCACTAGTATATTAAAAAAAACCTAATAGATTCCAATCAAGTTCAAATGACAGTTTTAGCTATGAAAGTCAACAAGACATTCAAATTGTCAATAGTCAAAGTCTGAAAAAGAAATTCCAAGCATTGTTTTACTATCTTCAGTTCAATACATTAAAGCTGAGGCAATATCAACTGATCAAGGTACTCCTATTTATTCACGAGTACTTCACTGACAATGAGTATGTTTCTCCAAATTCTTCTTTTATATTCTTTTAACAGGTAAGGAGAATTTTAAGAAGGCATCCAACCAGAAAGGAACTTCCCTATAAGATATTCTAAAAATTCATAAAAGTAGTTAACAGAGTAAAATTGGAATAAAGGAAAGTGATAATGTGAGAGATGGTCAAGGCAAGTCACACAAGGCGAAAAGAATAGGTAGTGGTGAATGATTTCATCTCAACAATATTAGGTGCCACAGCTTGAATCAACTGTTGGACTAGAAATGGTATAAGAACTACATATCCATGAAAAAAGTCCAACTTAAAGTAAATCTGCACTGGAGATGTCTAATGAACTGTTTTACCTTCAAATAACTATTGACTTCAGGATCGCTGTTCACAACAGCACCAACATCATTTACTAGCTTAACAATTCTTTTGGCATTTGCGTATGTTGCAAATGCTTTTCCCCCAATCATGACAGTGCGTGGTGTAACCTTTTGCCGTTCTTCAGGGCTCATCTCCTGGAATAGATCAATTTCAAGAAATCATGGTGTATACTAACATGTGATGCACATAAAAAGTCAAAAGATTGCAATACACTGGAGCCACAATTCAATCATTTCTAGGTTGACTACGAAATCTCCATTGGTGTTGGATCACCATATATACTCTTGAAAGATATTTCATACAGGTATGATTCATTGTTTTGGAAGTGATGATACTTCCAGAAGAAAACGAGAATAGAGTCCAGAAGACAATGATAGTTAATACGTTACGGGTTAGTATTTTTAACAATTATGTAATAAACATTGTTAACATCATTTTTTCCATAATCGGATGAGATTCCAATGAACAAATAACAAAGAGCCAATAAGCAATGATAACCGTATGAAAGATCAACTTAAGGTCTTGATTTAGAAACCTTCAATTGCTAATAAATGTATTGCATATTGAAACACCTAAGGAGATTAGGAAGTCTACAATACctttattttcttgtacctaTAGACTGTCCCCAAAATGTTTAGCAGCTGTCTTTTGTATTCATGAATGCGTTTAACTTGTATGTCAAAAAGGGTATTAGGATCAATGCTGACACTTGTCACTTGCATTATGTATTGCGCTAAACGTTGCTTGTTGGCCATCTTAGCTGATTCCCACTCAGCATACAGTTCTTCATTGTCAACAAACTATTTGAAGAGAAGGAAACAATATAGAAAAGAGTCAGTAAAAATGCCACTATGTCGAAGCAAGGTCtttaataataaataattgcAAGTAAAAATGCCACCATGTCAAAGCAAGGTCTTTAATGGGAGAAAAAATGCCACTATGTCAAAGCAAGTTTCTTGACGTACCTGCCGAAGTTTGGTGAGGAGATCGAGGTTAGTCACCCATTTATCAGTTTTTAACCATTTGGTTATTATTTGACTAAGCTCAGGACTACAAAACCGAAGCCACCGGCGAGGAGTAATCCCATTAGTCTTGTTTTGGAATTTGGTAGGCCATATAGAGACATAATCAGCAAATAAGTCTGATTTTAAGATGTCACTGTGTAGTTGTGCAACACCATTCACCTGAGAGATATGGAAACTAAAGGTGAAAATCTTCTAGAAcagaagaaatgaaaatttaagAGACTTATAAAAGAGTATAAAATAAGTAAAAGCCATGGAAGCAACTCAACAATGATAGGAGGAGATGACAGTGACAGACACAGATTATTGATGAATTCAGATTAGTTGTTGTCAGGGAAGTATAGCTCGGAATTTTACCAATAAGCTAGTAGTTAAAGTAAACCAGTAATTAGCGCACACTTTAGGTGTGTGCCTCTTATCATATCATtgtaataaaataaaagacataTAGTAGAAGCCGATGCATTTCTCAAATTATCATGCTATCTAACTTCTGTGACCAACTATATAGGAGTTAGGTTCACCAATTAGAGAACACCATACTGAACTTAAACATTTACTCTCATCTTGACGAAAGTCACAAGGATAGTTATCAAGCTGAGGGTAAATTTTGCAAATCAAAAGTGATGCCAAAGTCTCTTCCCCCTTTATAAAGAGTCAGATTAAAAGCTGAAAACAAAAGAATAGTTGTTTAATTATTCCCTCAGGTATATTCGGGCCTTTGACATTTGGATATCACAAGATAATCGTTAAAGATAGGAGATGTGATATCCATTCCACTTAGACATGTTTCTTACCATATGGGAGGACACCACACACAAGTTAGCCATTCGTACAACTGGCTTTTGGGGGTTGTGGTCCAAGATTCGGATGCTGGAAAGTTTAGTCTCAAGGTCAGGTCTTGTTGACTGCACCGTTGCAATAAACTGCAAGGAGTTCAAGACTGCAAGTTATTTCAACATCAATCTAACAAGAAAGTAGCAATAAATGAAGGTGAGTGAACAGATTACCCTCTTATCAATTTCCTCAATAATTTCCATAAGGCGGGGAAGGAGCTTCCACATGACTGCCTGTGACCATTTCTCCAGAGCCTCAGGTAGGACTGTATGATTTGTATAGGCTATTGTCCTAAATTAAAATGGTTTATAACTCAAATCTGTGAATTTTCACAAACAGCTCCTTAAAAAGAACCAGAGAAAACAAGTTCCACAGAGTACTCAAAAATGATTTATGTGTGTGCTCATAATCAGAATGATGGTAGTGATTGTCGAAGGTTTTGGTTTATGATACACTTTTTAAAAGGTGAAGTTCAATATATTTTATCTAGTTGTTCAAATGCTTATCCATGATTGCTGGTTtagtttttgcttcttcctttatttcttttgtggtaCATGTTTGGCTCACTTTGCAGTCGATAGTTAGCTTCTGAATTGTCCCTTAAGCTTATTCATGATGACAGAGGCAACTAAGAAACTTGGATGGAACGAAGACAACTGAAATATGCAAAACCACCTTGTAGTAATATCCCAAGCATCATCCCATCCAAGTCCTTCCTCATCCATTAGTAATCGCATTAGCTCTGGAATTGCAAGAGTAGGATGTGTGTCATTAAGTTGCACAGCAACCTTTGTGGGAAATTCGGACCACTGGAGTACACCCTTTCCCACTTGTCTCTCCCTAAATCTGAACATGATGTCCTGAAACAGGATGAAATGAAATAAGTTCTTCACTAATCATAAAAAGAAACTTTGCTTAAAAAGAAACTGTCTCTCCTCAAAAAGAAACTTTGCTTGTTTGTTGCTGAAAGCCTAAAGCATTTTATTAGGTATTCCAGTCTCCTTTACGTGTAAATATCACAGAGTTTAGGCATGTTTACTGAATAGAGGTTTCACTGAACATAAAAAACTTAAGGTTTGGAATCATCAATATCCCAAGGCAAATATCCTTTTAACCTTTGACATGCACCGCTTCTAGACTGAACTGTATAGGCGCCCACcatggaaagaaaaggaaaagaggaaaatacaccaaggaataTGGCAAACCTGAAGTGAAGCACTGCAAAGGAAAAACTGTTGCTTAAGTCTTAACAATTTTCCACTTTCTGTAGCATCCCCAGGATAAAGAACAGCACATATCTGCAAATACATGACGTAAGGATGCCACAGAGAACCAACCGACAGAACAAATTAATATATAAACCAACAGAAAGTCTGAGATTGAATTTTGGAAGTCGAATCTGGATTTCCTTTAAGCGACCAGATGATTGGCAATTAAAGTCTTTGCTTGATCTGATAACTAACTTTATTAAGAGTACAAGGGTAAGCCAACCTGTTGAGCCCTAGCATGGAGCTGTGCAGCAGATTCATACTGCCCATCATTGAACTGAAACAAGTTGAAGTCCTCAGCACAGGCTTTGGCTTCCCAAAGGCGAAGACTGTTAGTATTCTTGGTCTTGTACCCTGGAATTGGTACATCATAGGCAACAGCTTGAATGACCTCTCCACCAACCCATTTGCGGCTACAAACCGGACaaagaattaaaagaaatgataaACCATATGAATAACACTATGAATGAGAACGAAAATCCAATCTGGAAGTTGTGCTATTGAACTTTTAGTCAACACATACAGAAGTTAAAGTTGCACATACAGAAGTTGCACTTACGAGCCAGTAGGAAGGACCTCAACGTGACCAAAAAATCTGATGGGGAATACAACATCATGCCTGACAATCTCCCATGGACTAAATTTCTGCATAAATTTGTACCAGATGAAACCCTATAGGAGTCCCACGACTAAAGAATGAGTATGACAGTAGAAAAAGACAAACCTCCAACCAATCTTCGGCAATTTCCTCCTGACCTCCTTTGCTGATCCGCTGCTTAAAAAGCCCATATCTGTACCTCAAACCATAACCCCAAGCTGGCAAGTTCAATGTCGCCATTGAGTCTAGAAAGCACGAAGCAAGTCTTCCTAAGCCACCATTTCCAAGTGCTGCATCTTTCTCCTACAATATACAATTTTAAGAATTGCATTGGAAATACATCATGCTAGGTTTAAGCCAATAACAAAAGTTAGAATGAAATAGACTTGTATCAACTTTAGTATTTAAAGAATGTTCACTGATCCAATTGGAAACGAAAAATAATTGTAAGAACACCTAAATAAATGGCTATGCAGCATTGCACACTGTCAGATCCCAACTGACGAAGTAAAGAGAATGTGAAAAGGTTCTTAAAGTGGAACTACCTGCTCAACGATTTCCTCTAGTTCATGACCCAATTTCTTCAAAGCATCAGAATAAGCATCTTGGATATCAAGGTTTCCAATTGCGTTAGTCAAAGCTCGCCCTTGCAGATACTCCATGGACAAATAGTATGTTTGCTTTGGGTTGACTTTGTGATAATGGAGGTACGTATCATTCCATTGCTGTGGGGGTAAACAACAAacagtaaaaagaaaaattagagtGGGTGAAACTTGTGAAAAAAGTACAAAGCAGACTCTAGCATTAAGAACATGCACAACAATTTGCAAGCCACAAAAAGAACACTTTTACCAAGCAAAGCACttgtatgatgaaatggaaCCAGATACACCAAGAGATGAGCTCAATGCATGAAGGTGTTCATTGAGTTTGAAAATGCAATTCTTTTCAAGTCATACACTAGCAAATGAACTCCGCAAAAATCTTTCCTTCTATACATGACTCCGTAACGAGTGCGGGTATGCACATCGCACAGGGCCGGCAAGTCCACTTCAAAGATGAATAGACAACGCAAATCAACCTTGGGCACATGCCACACATTCTGGAGAATAATCACTGCTATATCTACAACAAATTACAGAGCAGTATAGCAAATTTGCCACAAAAAGGAGCAAAATTGCTTACAAGCTTCCAAATAGACCGCATGAGCAAGTACATGCATAAGGTAGATAATTAACAACATTGGATATGCTAACAAAGCAAA
This window contains:
- the LOC113729916 gene encoding alpha-glucan phosphorylase, H isozyme, whose amino-acid sequence is MEVPATSSGNETIKSGIPAEVPAVAQPLAGEATEIASNIIYHAQYSPHFSPFKFEPEQAFYATADSVRDRLIKQWNDTYLHYHKVNPKQTYYLSMEYLQGRALTNAIGNLDIQDAYSDALKKLGHELEEIVEQEKDAALGNGGLGRLASCFLDSMATLNLPAWGYGLRYRYGLFKQRISKGGQEEIAEDWLEKFSPWEIVRHDVVFPIRFFGHVEVLPTGSRKWVGGEVIQAVAYDVPIPGYKTKNTNSLRLWEAKACAEDFNLFQFNDGQYESAAQLHARAQQICAVLYPGDATESGKLLRLKQQFFLCSASLQDIMFRFRERQVGKGVLQWSEFPTKVAVQLNDTHPTLAIPELMRLLMDEEGLGWDDAWDITTRTIAYTNHTVLPEALEKWSQAVMWKLLPRLMEIIEEIDKRFIATVQSTRPDLETKLSSIRILDHNPQKPVVRMANLCVVSSHMVNGVAQLHSDILKSDLFADYVSIWPTKFQNKTNGITPRRWLRFCSPELSQIITKWLKTDKWVTNLDLLTKLRQFVDNEELYAEWESAKMANKQRLAQYIMQVTSVSIDPNTLFDIQVKRIHEYKRQLLNILGTVYRYKKIKEMSPEERQKVTPRTVMIGGKAFATYANAKRIVKLVNDVGAVVNSDPEVNSYLKVVFVPNYNVSVAEMLIPGSELSQHISTAGMEASGTSNMKFALNGCLIIGTLDGANVEIREEIGEENFFLFGARAEEVPRLRKERENGLFKPDPRFEEAKQFIRSGAFGSYDYNPLLESLEGNSGYGRGDYFLVGYDFPSYIDAQARVDEAYKDRKRWIKMSILSTAGSGKFSSDRTISQYAKEIWNIEECAVP